A stretch of DNA from Malus sylvestris chromosome 9, drMalSylv7.2, whole genome shotgun sequence:
TATAAACTATTGACAAGGTCTTGTTATAAACTATTCCGGCTTGTTAGTGGGTGATTCAAACTCGACTGCAAGTAGTGGACATACGCTCTCAACCAACTGACGCAAAATTAACTTAACGTTTATAAAACTCATGTAATTCATACATAAACGTTTACAATTACATAAAGACATCAAAAGTAGACCTACAAAACGCAACACACACTATTTCCTTCCTATCTCTTGCTCTTTCTTATTCAAAAGCCAATACTacaaacaaaaggaaaaccCTAGGACCTTTTAGCAGAGCACATGAGATAGCAAGAGCGAGCAAGCCCTCCACGGCCATGAGAGTATGAGATGAGGGCTTTGTTCGGCTTTTCTTTATCCTCGAAGAAGAAGACTGACCCCGAACGAAATTGTGCACCCTATAAGCCCGAATATAGCCAAAAACCCGTATTTCCTGTCATTACAATAACAAAGAGTACATGTTACGATTCCACCGGTCACATAACAATCTGTAGAATTGATAAGCGAAATCTTATGAATAGGAAAGTACATTTGGCCTATATTTATAGTACATACGATATTATAAAAAATAGAATGTATTGTATTTGTCGCTCTATAGATACAATCTCATAACATATCATTCAAGTCACAGTCCCACATGAAAGATCCTACTAGTTGATCAATACTCTTCTCATAacatatacataaaaaaaataaaaacaggaTAGACGAGCGCATGATTACTATTTTAAAATGCAAATAACAACTTATATATATTGATGTATCATTAAATTAGCTAGGGTAATTGGCAAGATTGTAAATTAGTGGAAAGAAGAGGGCATATATACCCGATGGCGAGGCGGTTCATGGGGTCACCGGTGGCGTAGCCTTTGAAGTAGAAGTAGCGAGTAAAAGCGAAGAAGAAGCCAAGGGCGGCGGAGATGCAAGGATGCTTAAGACCTCCCAAAACTAGAAGCACGAAGAACATAGGCATCATTTCGAGAGAGTTCTGATGCCCTCTCTGAACACAGTTAAACACTTTCGCATCTTTGTTCTCCGATTCCGACGCATACATGGTCGGATATGGCACCTTGTACCTGCGGCGGTGGTTGTCCATTTCCAATCAATTAATCacataattaaacaaaaatatacGGAAATCAAACGATCATTACGctaaattcatctaaactaCATGAACGAAAGGGAGACATAAGTGGAACGCTCTGCTCTAGCCAACTCGACGAAACTCAAGTAGGTACGAGGAAACAGAGAAAGATTTACGCATACCGTTTTCTGGCCCGGCCAACTTGGGCAGCCATCCAGAAATTGAGAAAGGTGTAGAGAACGACGACGAGAACTACATAGCCGTATTCTTTGGGCAGCAATTCAACTGCAGAcgacatttttgttttcttttatttctgatATGAAGTGAAAGATTACGATGGGGAGGAAGAAAATTAGGGAAATGGTTTTATGGATCGATCGACTTTTGAGCTGACCGACAGGTGGGGGTGTAAAACTATGGATATGGTCCAATGGATTGGATGGTATTGGTAATCTACGCTCACTCTTATACTTGTTTTCCGACTTTTTCTACAAGGCAACTTTTGAGTTTAATATTTCAACTGTCAAATTAATATATTATatgtttaacaaaaaaaaaaaatatatatatatatatatataatatgtgtgTAACAAAATATACATTTGTATGCTTGTTCAACAAGTAGTACTTGCAGCTCTTTTAGAGGTGGGCTCCAAATATCGAAAACTGAAAGAAATTGGGTAGAAtaccgaattgaaaaaaaaaaataaaaaatgaaaatcgaactgaacaaaaaaattattggtttggtttcggtGGTTTTAAAACCGGACCGAACCGAACTGAATAagacataaattttatttatttatttatattggtTATTTATATTTCAAATCCAATTCCAAATCAACTATTAGTCTAATTTCAATTCAACGATAGGTAAACCCAACTTTAGGCCCAAATACGTTGAAA
This window harbors:
- the LOC126583757 gene encoding uncharacterized protein LOC126583757; translation: MSSAVELLPKEYGYVVLVVVLYTFLNFWMAAQVGRARKRYKVPYPTMYASESENKDAKVFNCVQRGHQNSLEMMPMFFVLLVLGGLKHPCISAALGFFFAFTRYFYFKGYATGDPMNRLAIGKYGFLAIFGLIGCTISFGVSLLLRG